ATCAGTGAAGGCCTTCACTGATAACCCGGCGGCGCAATTTCTCGTCCAAGACGGGAAAGCACACTTCCACCCTTCGAAAGAAATTTCGGTCCATCCAATCGGCGCTCGACAGATACACCTGGCCGGTGGCATGAAAATGGAAAATGCGATGATGCTCGAGGAACCGGCCGATGACGGAGCGCACGCGAATGTTTTCCGACAGTCCGGGAATGCCGGGACGCAGGGCGCACACACCGCGCACGATGAGCTGGATTTTCACTCCGGCTTTCGAGGCGGCGTAGAGTTCCTCGATGATCTTGGGTTCGAGCAACGCGTTCATCTTGGCGGTGATCCACGCCTTCTTTCCGGCCTTGGCCTGCGCCGCTTCGTGGCGCACGGCGGCGATCATTTGGCTATGAAACGTGAAGGGGGACTGCAAGAGGTAGCGCAGTTTCCCCGCCTTGCCCAAGCTGGTGAGCTGCATGAACACGTCGTTGACGTCCGCTCCCATGGCCTCGTCGCAAGTAAAAAGAGCGAAATCCGTGTACAGCATGGCCGTGCGGGAGTGGTAATTGCCCGTGCCAAGGTGCACATAACGGCGCAGCCCGGATTTTTCTCGGCGCAGCACCATGACCATCTTGGCGTGGGTCTTGTGTCCCACCACGCCGTAGACCACGAGGGCTCCCACTTCCTCCAGACGCGCGGCCCAGTTGATATTCGCTTCCTCGTCGAAGCGCGCCATCAACTCCACCACCACGGTGATTTCCTTTCCGCGCTGCGCCGCCTCCACCAGGATGCTCATCACTTCCGATTCGGCGCCCGTGCGGTAGACCGTTTGCTTGATGGCCACCACATCGGGATCCTTGGCGGCTTGATCGATGAAGTTGATGACGGGTTTGAAGGATTGGTAAGGATGATGCAGCAGTACGTCGCCTTTTCGAATGGCGGCGAATATATCGCTGCGCTTGACCAAGGTCCCCGGCACACCCGGTGAGAACAGCGGGTACTTCAAATCCGGCCGGTCCACTCGGCCGGGCACTTGCATCAAGCGCACGAGATTCACCGGACCGTCGGCTAGATACAGATCCGCGGTGCCCAGCCCAAACTGTTGCAGCAGAAAATCCGTGATGGCGGGCGGGCAGAGCGCCGCGGCTTCCAGGCGCACGGCGTCACCGAAGTGGAGCTGCGGGAGTTCGCCTTGCAAGGTGGTGCGCAGATTCTTGATCTCCTCCTCGTCGACGAACAGATCGCTGTTGCGGGTGACGCGAAACTGGTAGCAGCCCTGCACCGCCATGCCCGCGAACAACTAGCCCACATGGGCATGAATGATGGAGGAGAGAAACACGAATCCGTAATCGCAACCGGAGACCTCGCGCGGCAGGTGAATCACGCGCGGCAGCACACGCGGGGCTTGCAGCAAAGCCATGCCGGACTTGCGCCCGAAGGCATCCTTGCCGGAGAGCTGCACGGCGAAATTCAAACTCTTGTTGAGGATCCGCGGAAATGGATGGGCAGGATCGAGCCCGATGGGTGTCAGCACCGGCATCAGCTCGCGAAAGAAGTAGGCCTTGATCCACGCCTTCTGCGCCGCGCTCCAATGACCCCGGCGCAAGAAGCAGATGCCTTCCTTGGCGAGTGCCGGCACCAACTGGCCATTGAACATCGCATACTGCTGGGAGACCAGATCGCGGGCAATGCGCCCGATCCGCTTGAAGGCTTCGGAAGGTGCCAGCCCGTCCGGAGCGGGACGTTCAGCACCTAACTCGATTTGGGCCTTGAGCCCCGCCACGCGGACTTCGAAGAACTCGTCCAGATTATTGCTGACGATGCACAGGAAACGCAGGCGCTCCAGCAAAGGCGTCGCGGGATGAGCGGCTTGGGTAAGCACGCGCCGGTTGAACTCCAACTGGCCCAACTCCCGGTTAAGGATGTGCTGGGCCGGTAGTTTTTTCTTGTGGCGCGCTAGGGTCGGCATGGGAGGCTTCGGGGCGGGAACAAACGAGGTTTCCCCCGTCCCGGAATCGAACAGCGATGCGCGCGTTACTCCTTCGCGGGCGTGTATCCCGAGGCTTCCTGCGCTCCCGTTCCGAAGAAGTGCTGCTCCATTTGTTCGGCGAGGTACTTGCGCGCCTTCGCGTCCGCCAAGCTCAGGCGCATTTCGTTGATCAGCCGTTTTTGTTGTTCCAGCCATTCTTGCCATGCTGCCTTGGAGACGTTGTCGAAAATGCGCTGGCCTAGCGCGCCGGGGTATGGGGGAAAGTCGAAACCTTCGGCCTCGCGGCCGAGTTTGATGCACATGACGGTTCGGGGCATTGCGATTCTCTTATACGATGGGAGCGCGTTGGTTACGGAATTATGACAGCGCGGCGAACGCCGACTTTTGCTCTTTTGGCATGGATAGATGATAGCCCTGGACCAAGTCCACTCCCAAGCCACGCAGCATTTGCAAGGAACCCTCATCCTCGATGCACTCCGCCACGGTGCGTTTGCGCAATCCCTTCGCCACCTCGATGATGGCGCGAACGAACACCTGATTGTCACGGTCGGAAGGAAGGTTCTTGATGAACTGGCCATCGATCTTGAGCATGTCCACGTTCAAGTGCTTGAGATAGGCTAAGGAGGAAAACCCGGCGCCGAAATCGTCCAAACAAGTCTGCGATCCCGATTCGCGCAGGGCATCGATGAAGCGCTGGGCATCATGCAGGTCCGACACCGCCGCGGTTTCCGTGATCTCCACGATGAGACGCGAAGGCGGCACGCCGGCGTGGCGCAAGGCATCCGAGATATAACGCGGCAGCGAGGGTTCGTCCAAGGAGCGCCC
The Betaproteobacteria bacterium DNA segment above includes these coding regions:
- a CDS encoding oxidative damage protection protein — encoded protein: MPRTVMCIKLGREAEGFDFPPYPGALGQRIFDNVSKAAWQEWLEQQKRLINEMRLSLADAKARKYLAEQMEQHFFGTGAQEASGYTPAKE